The following are from one region of the Calypte anna isolate BGI_N300 chromosome 13, bCalAnn1_v1.p, whole genome shotgun sequence genome:
- the NIPAL4 gene encoding magnesium transporter NIPA4 isoform X2, with protein MESLETNSTCRNGSLVTLSCLSQRVVCQLICNADSVQDNGTLSNFWVTQLESNYGFYIGLGLAVFSSFLIGSSIILKKKGLLRLVEKGGTRAGDGGHGYLKDWLWWAGLLTMGGGEAANFAAYAFAPATIVTPLGALSVLISAILSSYLLGERLNLLGKLGCMLSLVGSTMMVIHAPEDEEVTTLDEVCSKLKEPGFLGYAVILLTICLLLIFYLAPRYGQNNILIYLTICSVIGAFSVSSVKGLGIAIKGFFAGWPVLQHPLTWILIITLVASITTQINYLNKSLDIFNTSLVFPIYYVVFTTIVITTSIILFKEWVTMTVVDIIGTVCGFLTIILGVFLLHAFKDMDVSLGNLPQVLQSGQQAPITRDDKNILIEVDNSSTAPEDKPKTLG; from the exons ATGGAGTCGCTGGAGACGAACAGCACCTGCAGGAACG GGTCTCTGGTCACTCTCTCATGCCTTTCCCAACGGGTTGTGTGCCAGTTGATCTGCAATGCTGACTCTGTCCAGGAcaatgggactttgagcaacttCTGGGTAACTCAACTAGAAAGCAATTATGGATTCTACATTGGCCTGGGCTTGGCTGTCTTCTCCAGCTTCCTAATTGGAAGCAGCATCATCCTCAAGAAGAAGGGGCTGCTACGGCTGGTGGAGAAGGGAGGCACCAGGGCAG GAGATGGAGGCCATGGCTACCTAAAGGACTGGCTCTGGTGGGCAGGCTTGTTAACCA TGGGTGGAGGGGAAGCTGCCAACTTTGCCGCCTATGCCTTTGCTCCTGCAACTATTGTCACACCTCTGGGGGCTCTGAGCGTGCTCATAAG TGCCATCCTATCTTCATACTTGCTTGGAGAACGGCTCAACCTGCTAGGAAAGCTGGGCTGCATGCTCAGCCTGGTGGGCAGCACCATGATGGTAATACACGCCCCAGAGGATGAGGAAGTCACCACTTTGGATGAAGTGTGTTCTAAGCTGAAAGAGCCAG gTTTCCTGGGTTATGCTGTGATCCTCTTGACTATTTGCCTCCTCCTCATCTTCTACCTTGCACCCCGCTATGGCCAGAACAACATCCTCATCTACCTCACCATCTGCTCTGTTATTGGTGCCTTCTCCGTGTCCTCAGTCAAGGGCCTGGGCATTGCCATCAAAGGCTTCTTTGCTGGTTGGCCTGTGCTGCAGCATCCATTGACATGGATCCTTATCATCACACTGGTGGCATCCATCACTACACAAATCAACTACCTCAATAAGTCTCTAGACATTTTCAACACCTCTTTGGTGTTTCCCATCTACTATGTGGTGTTCACCACCATTGTCATCACAACTTCCATCATCCTTTTTAAGGAGTGGGTCACCATGACTGTAGTGGACATCATTGGGACAGTTTGTGGTTTCCTCACCATCATTTTGGGGGTCTTTTTACTCCATGCCTTCAAAGACATGGATGTCAGTTTAGGAAATCTACCACAAGTCCTCCAGAGCGGGCAGCAAGCACCCATCACCCGAGATGACAAGAACATCCTGATAGAGGTGGACAATTCCAGCACTGCCCCCGAGGATAAACCCAAA acACTTGGGTGA
- the NIPAL4 gene encoding magnesium transporter NIPA4 isoform X1 gives MESLETNSTCRNGSLVTLSCLSQRVVCQLICNADSVQDNGTLSNFWVTQLESNYGFYIGLGLAVFSSFLIGSSIILKKKGLLRLVEKGGTRAGDGGHGYLKDWLWWAGLLTMGGGEAANFAAYAFAPATIVTPLGALSVLISAILSSYLLGERLNLLGKLGCMLSLVGSTMMVIHAPEDEEVTTLDEVCSKLKEPGFLGYAVILLTICLLLIFYLAPRYGQNNILIYLTICSVIGAFSVSSVKGLGIAIKGFFAGWPVLQHPLTWILIITLVASITTQINYLNKSLDIFNTSLVFPIYYVVFTTIVITTSIILFKEWVTMTVVDIIGTVCGFLTIILGVFLLHAFKDMDVSLGNLPQVLQSGQQAPITRDDKNILIEVDNSSTAPEDKPKVSIIYT, from the exons ATGGAGTCGCTGGAGACGAACAGCACCTGCAGGAACG GGTCTCTGGTCACTCTCTCATGCCTTTCCCAACGGGTTGTGTGCCAGTTGATCTGCAATGCTGACTCTGTCCAGGAcaatgggactttgagcaacttCTGGGTAACTCAACTAGAAAGCAATTATGGATTCTACATTGGCCTGGGCTTGGCTGTCTTCTCCAGCTTCCTAATTGGAAGCAGCATCATCCTCAAGAAGAAGGGGCTGCTACGGCTGGTGGAGAAGGGAGGCACCAGGGCAG GAGATGGAGGCCATGGCTACCTAAAGGACTGGCTCTGGTGGGCAGGCTTGTTAACCA TGGGTGGAGGGGAAGCTGCCAACTTTGCCGCCTATGCCTTTGCTCCTGCAACTATTGTCACACCTCTGGGGGCTCTGAGCGTGCTCATAAG TGCCATCCTATCTTCATACTTGCTTGGAGAACGGCTCAACCTGCTAGGAAAGCTGGGCTGCATGCTCAGCCTGGTGGGCAGCACCATGATGGTAATACACGCCCCAGAGGATGAGGAAGTCACCACTTTGGATGAAGTGTGTTCTAAGCTGAAAGAGCCAG gTTTCCTGGGTTATGCTGTGATCCTCTTGACTATTTGCCTCCTCCTCATCTTCTACCTTGCACCCCGCTATGGCCAGAACAACATCCTCATCTACCTCACCATCTGCTCTGTTATTGGTGCCTTCTCCGTGTCCTCAGTCAAGGGCCTGGGCATTGCCATCAAAGGCTTCTTTGCTGGTTGGCCTGTGCTGCAGCATCCATTGACATGGATCCTTATCATCACACTGGTGGCATCCATCACTACACAAATCAACTACCTCAATAAGTCTCTAGACATTTTCAACACCTCTTTGGTGTTTCCCATCTACTATGTGGTGTTCACCACCATTGTCATCACAACTTCCATCATCCTTTTTAAGGAGTGGGTCACCATGACTGTAGTGGACATCATTGGGACAGTTTGTGGTTTCCTCACCATCATTTTGGGGGTCTTTTTACTCCATGCCTTCAAAGACATGGATGTCAGTTTAGGAAATCTACCACAAGTCCTCCAGAGCGGGCAGCAAGCACCCATCACCCGAGATGACAAGAACATCCTGATAGAGGTGGACAATTCCAGCACTGCCCCCGAGGATAAACCCAAAGTATCCATAATCTACACCTAA
- the NIPAL4 gene encoding magnesium transporter NIPA4 isoform X3: MESLETNSTCRNGSLVTLSCLSQRVVCQLICNADSVQDNGTLSNFWVTQLESNYGFYIGLGLAVFSSFLIGSSIILKKKGLLRLVEKGGTRAVGGGEAANFAAYAFAPATIVTPLGALSVLISAILSSYLLGERLNLLGKLGCMLSLVGSTMMVIHAPEDEEVTTLDEVCSKLKEPGFLGYAVILLTICLLLIFYLAPRYGQNNILIYLTICSVIGAFSVSSVKGLGIAIKGFFAGWPVLQHPLTWILIITLVASITTQINYLNKSLDIFNTSLVFPIYYVVFTTIVITTSIILFKEWVTMTVVDIIGTVCGFLTIILGVFLLHAFKDMDVSLGNLPQVLQSGQQAPITRDDKNILIEVDNSSTAPEDKPKVSIIYT, encoded by the exons ATGGAGTCGCTGGAGACGAACAGCACCTGCAGGAACG GGTCTCTGGTCACTCTCTCATGCCTTTCCCAACGGGTTGTGTGCCAGTTGATCTGCAATGCTGACTCTGTCCAGGAcaatgggactttgagcaacttCTGGGTAACTCAACTAGAAAGCAATTATGGATTCTACATTGGCCTGGGCTTGGCTGTCTTCTCCAGCTTCCTAATTGGAAGCAGCATCATCCTCAAGAAGAAGGGGCTGCTACGGCTGGTGGAGAAGGGAGGCACCAGGGCAG TGGGTGGAGGGGAAGCTGCCAACTTTGCCGCCTATGCCTTTGCTCCTGCAACTATTGTCACACCTCTGGGGGCTCTGAGCGTGCTCATAAG TGCCATCCTATCTTCATACTTGCTTGGAGAACGGCTCAACCTGCTAGGAAAGCTGGGCTGCATGCTCAGCCTGGTGGGCAGCACCATGATGGTAATACACGCCCCAGAGGATGAGGAAGTCACCACTTTGGATGAAGTGTGTTCTAAGCTGAAAGAGCCAG gTTTCCTGGGTTATGCTGTGATCCTCTTGACTATTTGCCTCCTCCTCATCTTCTACCTTGCACCCCGCTATGGCCAGAACAACATCCTCATCTACCTCACCATCTGCTCTGTTATTGGTGCCTTCTCCGTGTCCTCAGTCAAGGGCCTGGGCATTGCCATCAAAGGCTTCTTTGCTGGTTGGCCTGTGCTGCAGCATCCATTGACATGGATCCTTATCATCACACTGGTGGCATCCATCACTACACAAATCAACTACCTCAATAAGTCTCTAGACATTTTCAACACCTCTTTGGTGTTTCCCATCTACTATGTGGTGTTCACCACCATTGTCATCACAACTTCCATCATCCTTTTTAAGGAGTGGGTCACCATGACTGTAGTGGACATCATTGGGACAGTTTGTGGTTTCCTCACCATCATTTTGGGGGTCTTTTTACTCCATGCCTTCAAAGACATGGATGTCAGTTTAGGAAATCTACCACAAGTCCTCCAGAGCGGGCAGCAAGCACCCATCACCCGAGATGACAAGAACATCCTGATAGAGGTGGACAATTCCAGCACTGCCCCCGAGGATAAACCCAAAGTATCCATAATCTACACCTAA